Proteins from a genomic interval of Medicago truncatula cultivar Jemalong A17 chromosome 3, MtrunA17r5.0-ANR, whole genome shotgun sequence:
- the LOC11423698 gene encoding fatty acid desaturase 4, chloroplastic produces MSSLVQHKCLPSFHHQVCTKNTIIHRIRVNCSATTTTDTPTTATKSKPNANQLIIEPKLARPPIKVVTDANRPMDNDPSLESTWSHRAWVTVGCTTLLISLGESIKGSVDMNMWVEPIVAGWIGYILADLGSGVYHWAIDNYGDESTPLVGGQIEAFQGHHKWPWTITKRQFANNLHSLARMVTFVVLPINLVFHDPIVQSFVGVCAGCIMFSQQFHAWAHGTKSRLPPLVVALQDGGVLVSRSQHGAHHRPPYNNNYCIVSGVWNEFLDKTKAFEVMEMILYFKLGVRPRSWSEPSSEWIEEIEIASQSQG; encoded by the coding sequence ATGTCTTCCTTAGTCCAACACAAGTGTCTTCCCAGCTTTCACCACCAAGTTTGCACAAAGAATACTATCATCCACCGAATTCGCGTCAATTGCTCCGCCACCACTACCACTGATACTCCTACCACTGCCACGAAGTCCAAGCCTAATGCTAATCAATTGATCATTGAGCCGAAACTTGCACGACCGCCAATAAAAGTGGTAACCGATGCTAATCGTCCAATGGACAATGACCCTAGTTTGGAATCAACATGGTCTCATCGAGCATGGGTGACAGTTGGATGCACAACATTGCTCATTTCGTTGGGAGAGTCCATTAAAGGTTCAGTGGATATGAATATGTGGGTGGAGCCTATTGTGGCCGGTTGGATTGGTTACATCTTAGCTGATCTTGGGTCCGGAGTTTACCATTGGGCCATTGATAATTATGGGGACGAGTCAACACCATTAGTTGGAGGCCAAATTGAAGCTTTCCAAGGCCATCATAAGTGGCCGTGGACCATTACTAAGCGTCAATTTGCCAACAATTTACACTCACTCGCACGTATGGTAACTTTTGTAGTGCTTCCTATCAATCTTGTTTTCCATGACCCTATTGTTCAAAGTTTTGTTGGGGTGTGCGCTGGTTGTATTATGTTTAGCCAACAATTTCATGCATGGGCTCATGGGACAAAGAGTAGGCTTCCACCGCTCGTGGTAGCTTTGCAAGACGGCGGAGTGCTTGTGTCACGGTCGCAGCATGGGGCGCACCACCGGCCACCGTATAACAATAATTATTGCATAGTAAGTGGAGTGTGGAATGAGTTTTTGGATAAAACTAAAGCTTTTGAAGTTATGGAAATGATATTGTATTTTAAACTTGGGGTTAGGCCTAGATCATGGAGTGAACCTTCTTCTGAGTGGATAGAGGAGATTGAGATTGCTTCTCAAAGCCAAGGCTAA
- the LOC11425243 gene encoding purple acid phosphatase 18, whose translation MKLKLIPTVLLILSVTSTADDYVRPQPRKTLHLPWHSKPSSYPQQVHISLAGDKHMRVTWITDDKSAPSVVEYGTLPGKYDNVAEGETTSYSYIFYSSGKIHHTVIGPLEPNSVYFYRCGGLGPEFELKTPPAQFPISFAVVGDLGQTGWTKSTLDHIDQCKYDVNLIPGDLSYADYIQHRWDTFGRLVQPLASSRPWMVTQGNHEVEHIPLLKDGFISYNSRWKMPFEESGSSSNLYYSFEVAGAHIIMLGSYDDYDVYSEQYKWLKTDLSKVDRKRTPWLLVIFHVPWYNSNTAHQGEGGDMMETMEPLLYAASVDLVFAGHVHAYERSKRVYNGKLDPCGAVHITIGDGGNKEGLAHKYIDPQPKWSEFREASFGHGELKIVNSTHAFWSWHRNDDDEPVKSDDIWITSLVNSGCVAQKKTELEHALMTP comes from the exons ATGAAACTAAAACTGATTCCAACAGTTTTACTGATCCTGTCAGTAACTTCAACTGCTGATGACTATGTTAGACCTCAGCCTAGAAAAACCTTACATCTTCCATGGCATTCTAAACCCTCTTCTTATCCTCAACAG GTACACATTTCATTGGCAGGAGACAAGCATATGAGGGTTACCTGGATTACTGACGACAAATCTGCACCTTCAGTTGTTGAATACGGAACATTGCCAGGGAAGTATGACAATGTAGCTGAAGGAGAGACAACCTCTTACAGTTACATTTTCTACAGCTCAGGAAAGATACACCATACGGTAATAGGTCCTTTAGAGCCGAACTCTGTTTACTTTTACCGATGCGGTGGACTAGGTCCGGAGTTCGAGCTCAAAACACCACCAGCTCAATTTCCAATTAGTTTTGCTGTGGTTGGAGATCTTGGCCAAACTGGTTGGACCAAATCAACGTTAGATCACATCGACCAATGCAAGTACGATGTTAACCTGATTCCTGGCGACCTTTCGTATGCTGATTATATCCAGCATCGTTGGGACACGTTTGGTAGACTTGTGCAGCCACTTGCTAGTTCTAGACCATGGATGGTAACACAAGGGAATCATGAAGTAGAGCATATACCTTTGTTAAAGGATGGATTTATATCCTATAATTCGAGATGGAAAATGCCGTTTGAGGAAAGTGGATCAAGCTCGAACCTCTATTATTCTTTTGAAGTTGCCGGTGCTCACATTATCATGCTTGGTTcatatgatgattatgatgtgtaCTCAGAACAATATAAATGGCTAAAG ACAGATCTGTCAAAGGTGGACAGGAAAAGGACACCTTGGTTGCTTGTCATATTTCATGTCCCATGGTATAATAGTAACACAGCTCATCAAGGTGAAGGTGGTGATATGATGGAAACCATGGAGCCATTGCTTTATGCTGCTAGCGTAGATTTAGTTTTTGCTGGTCATGTCCACGCATATGAACGCTCG AAACGTGTATATAATGGAAAATTGGATCCTTGTGGTGCTGTTCATATAACAATCGGTGATGGAGGGAACAAAGAAGGCTTAGCTCATAA GTATATAGATCCACAGCCGAAGTGGTCAGAGTTCCGTGAGGCCAGTTTCGGTCATGGTGAGTTAAAGATTGTAAATTCAACGCATGCCTTCTGGAGTTGGCACCGGAATGACGATGACGAGCCGGTAAAATCTGATGATATCTGGATAACCTCTTTAGTTAACTCAGGATGTGTTGCTCAGAAGAAAACTGAACTTGAGCATGCACTTATGACACCCTAA